The Ascaphus truei isolate aAscTru1 chromosome 3, aAscTru1.hap1, whole genome shotgun sequence genome includes a region encoding these proteins:
- the LOC142490283 gene encoding sarcolipin-like, with product MERSTQELFLNFFIVLITVLLMWLLVKSYIE from the coding sequence ATGGAGCGATCCACGCAGGAGCTGTTCCTGAACTTCTTTATTGTGCTGATCACCGTGCTGCTGATGTGGCTTCTTGTGAAGTCTTACATAGAATAG